One window from the genome of Gadus morhua chromosome 16, gadMor3.0, whole genome shotgun sequence encodes:
- the rilp gene encoding rab-interacting lysosomal protein, with product MEGAETIEEGDKTTTDVFQRSCSALTVDDVYEIAKLIGSEVEQLIDNFGKESVVGLVPKTVKVLELLESFASRNQAWKLKEEELKKEELLKAFETLQLQQQKKRTAKDTEVGKHNNELREWKQKDDQWRRRCEELQAQVQQLQEDKQDLESRLKGSHAQEDRAQRQEREVMLKLKSVVDKQRDELRAKVQEIATLSNEVEALQEQLERFMKMNSELRHRQSVLQAQLTSTTARKTDMEADLREKHKQIEHIQTLLDQARSSPRKVSVGQPESLGADQPCFTKKEVRDILFERNELKANLFLVQEELKYYQREILNDERFPSFVLDALRTTISKQRTLIKAKMLGIPLDQVNSDEEEQAPCNGRAEIDETDETDGPEEKPAESRIRSLFGFLTRSGSNRSPTHMSSSASTWEILCETEAVGDSELEPSS from the exons ATGGAGGGCGCGGAAACCATTGAAGAAGGCGACAAGACCACCACGGATGTTTTCCAAAGGTCCTGCTCGGCGCTCACCGTGGACGACGTTTACGAGATAGCCAAGTTGATCGGCTCCGAGGTTGAGCAACTCATCGACAACTTCGGTAAAGAGAGCGTCGTGGGGCTGGTACCCAAAACAGTCAAAGTCCTCGAACTGCTGGAGAGCTTCGCTTCACGCAACCAAGCGTGGAAGCTGAAGGAAGAAGAGCTGAAGAAAGAAGAGCTGCTGAAAGCGTTTGAGACgctgcagctccagcagcaaAAAAAACGCACCGCCAAGGACACAGAGGTCGGAAAGCACAATAATGAACTACGG GAGTGGAAGCAGAAGGATGAccaatggaggaggaggtgtgaggagcTCCAGGCCCAGGTGCAGCAGCTCCAGGAGGATAAGCAAGACCTGGAGAGCAGACTGAAGGGCAGCCATGCTCAGGAGG atcgTGCCCAGCgccaggagagggaggtgaTGCTGAAGCTGAAGAGCGTGGTGGACAAGCAGAGGGACGAGTTAAGAGCCAAAGTCCAGGAGATCGCCACTCTCTCCAACGAGGTGGAGGCa ttgcagGAGCAGCTGGAGCGCTTCATGAAGATGAACAGCGAGCTGCGCCACCGGCAGAGCGTGCTGCAGGCCCAGCTGACGAGCACCACGGCCCGCAAGACGGACATGGAGGCCGACCTCCGGGAGAAACACAAGCAGATAGAGCACATCCAGACGCTGCTGGACCAGGccagg TCTAGCCCCCGGAAGGTGTCGGTGGGGCAGCCAGAGTCGCTTGGGGCAGACCAGCCTTGCTTCACGAAGAAGGAGGTGCGGGACATTCTGTTTGAGAGGAACGAGCTGAAGGCCAACCTGTTCCTCGTCCAGGAGGAGCTCAAGTACTACCAGAG ggagATCCTGAATGACGAGAGGTTCCCGAGCTTCGTCCTGGACGCACTGCGCACCACCATCAGCAAGCAGAGGACACTCATCAAGGCCAAGATGCTGGGCATTCCTTTGGACCAAGTCAACAG TGATGAGGAAGAGCAGGCCCCTTGCAATGGGAGGGCTGAGATAGATGAAACGGACGAGACGGACGGCCCTGAAGAAAAACCAGCTGAATCTCGCATTCGGAGCCT CTTTGGTTTCCTGACACGGTCTGGCAGCAACCGAAGCCCCACCCACATGAGTAGCTCCGCCTCTACCTGGGAGATCCTCTGCGAAACGGAGGCTGTTGGAGACTCTGAGCTTGAGCCATCCtcctga
- the prpf8 gene encoding pre-mRNA-processing-splicing factor 8, whose product MAASFAYRGVPGGMPPGVPPPASIPDFMSEEKLQEKARKWQQLQAKRYSEKRKFGFVDAQKEDMPPEHVRKIIRDHGDMTNRKFRHDKRVYLGALKYMPHAVLKLLENMPMPWEQIRDVPVLYHITGAISFVNEIPWVIEPVYIAQWGAMWIMMRREKRDRRHFKRMRFPPFDDEEPPLDYADNILDVEPLEAIQMELDLEEDSSVAEWFYEHQPLKDATKFVNGTTYRRWQFTLPMMSTLYRLANQLLTDLVDYNYFYLFDLKAFFTSKALNMAIPGGPKFEPLVRDINLQDEDWNEFNDINKIIIRQPIRTEYKIAFPYLYNNLPHHVHLTWYHTPNVVFIKTEDPDLPAFYFDPLINPISHRHSVKSQEPLPDDDEEFELPEYVEPFLKDTPLYTDHTANGIALLWAPRPFNLRSGRTRRAIDIPLIKNWYREHCPAGQPVKVRVSYQKLLKYYVLNALKQRPPKAQKKRYLFRSFKATKFFQSTKLDWVEVGLQVCRQGYNMLNLLIHRKNLNYLHLDYNFNLKPVKTLTTKERKKSRFGNAFHLCREVLRLSKLVVDSHVQYRLGNVDAFQLSDGIQYIFAHVGQLTGMYRYKYKLMRQIRMCKDLKHLIYYRFNTGPVGKGPGCGFWAPGWRVWLFFMRGITPLLERWLGNLLARQFEGRHSKGVAKTVTKQRVESHFDLELRAAVMHDILDMMPEGIKQNKARTILQHLSESWRCWKANIPWKVPGLPTPIENMILRYVKAKADWWTNTAHYNRERIRRGATVDKTVCKKNLGRLTRLYLKAEQERQHNYLKDGPYITAEEAVAIYTTTVHWLESRRFSPIPFPPLSYKHDTKLLILALERLKEAYSVKSRLNQSQREELGLIEQAYDNPHEALSRIKRHLLTQRAFKEVGIEFMDLYSHLVPVYDVEPLEKITDAYLDQYLWYEADKRRLFPPWIKPADTEPPPLLVYKWCQGINNLQDVWEMTEGECNVMLESRYEKMYEKIDLTLLNRLLRLIVDHNIADYMTAKNNVVINYKDMNHTNSYGIIRGLQFASFIVQYYGLVMDLLVLGLHRASEMAGPPQMPNDFLSFQDTATESAHPIRLYCRYIDRIHIFFRFTADEARDLIQRYLTEHPDPNNENIVGYNNKKCWPRDARMRLMKHDVNLGRAVFWDIKNRLPRSVTTVQWENSFVSVYSKDNPNLLFNMCGFECRILPKCRTSYEEFTHKDGVWNLQNEVTKERTAQCFLRVDDESMQRFHNRVRQILMASGSTTFTKIVNKWNTALIGLMTYFREAVVNTQELLDLLVKCENKIQTRIKIGLNSKMPSRFPPVVFYTPKELGGLGMLSMGHVLIPQSDLRWSKQTDVGITHFRSGMSHEEDQLIPNLYRYIQPWESEFIDSQRVWAEYALKRQEAIAQNRRLTLEDLEDSWDRGIPRINTLFQKDRHTLAYDKGWRVRTDFKQYQVLKQNPFWWTHQRHDGKLWNLNNYRTDMIQALGGVEGILEHTLFKGTYFPTWEGLFWEKASGFEESMKWKKLTNAQRSGLNQIPNRRFTLWWSPTINRANVYVGFQVQLDLTGIFMHGKIPTLKISLIQIFRAHLWQKIHESVVMDLCQVFDQELDALEIETVQKETIHPRKSYKMNSSCADILLFASYKWNVSRPSLLADSKDVMDSTTTQKYWIDIQLRWGDYDSHDIERYARAKFLDYTTDNMSIYPSPTGVLIALDLAYNLHSAYGNWFPGGKPLIQQAMAKIMKANPALYVLRERIRKGLQLYSSEPTEPYLSSQNYGELFSNQIIWFVDDTNVYRVTIHKTFEGNLTTKPINGAIFIFNPRTGQLFLKIIHTSVWAGQKRLGQLAKWKTAEEVAALIRSLPVEEQPKQIIVTRKGMLDPLEVHLLDFPNIVIKGSELQLPFQACLKVEKFGDLILKATEPQMVLFNLYDDWLKTISSYTAFSRLILILRALHVNNDRAKVILKPDKTTITEPHHIWPTLTDEEWIKVEVQLKDLILADYGKKNNVNVASLTQSEIRDIILGMEISAPSQQRQQIAEIEKQTKEQSQLTATQTRTVNKHGDEIITSTTSNYETQTFSSKTEWRVRAISAANLHLRTNHIYVSSDDIKETGYTYILPKNVLKKFICISDLRAQIAGYLYGTSPPDNPQVKEIRCIVMVPQWGTHQTVHLPNQLPGHEYLKEMEPLGWIHTQPNESPQLSPQDVTTHAKVMADNPSWDGEKTIIITCSFTPGSCTLTAYKLTPSGYEWGRQNTDKGNNPKGYLPSHYERVQMLLSDRFLGFFMVPGQVSWNYNFMGVRHDPNMKYDLQLSNPKEFYHEVHRPSHFLNFASLQEGEIYNADREDVYG is encoded by the exons ATGGCAGCGTCTTTCGCTTACAGAGGGGTCCCCGGAGGCATGCCTCCAGGCGtcccccctccagcctccaTCCCCGACTTCATGTCTGAGGAAAAACTTCAAGAAAAAG CGAGAAAATGGCAGCAGTTGCAGGCCAAGCGGTACTCAGAGAAAAGGAAGTTTGGATTTGTGGATGCCCAGAAGGAGGACATGCCACCCGAGCATGTCCGCAAAATCATCAGGGACCATGGTGACATGACCAACAGGAAGTTCCGCCACGACAAGAGGGTCTACCTTGG GGCGTTGAAGTATATGCCCCATGCCGTGCTGAAGCTGCTGGAGAACATGCCCATGCCCTGGGAACAGATCCGAGATGTGCCAGTGCTTTACCACATCACTGGAGCCATCTCCTTCGTCAATGAGATCCCCTGGGTGATTGAGCCGGTCTACATCGCACAATGGGG AGCCATGTGGATCATGATGCGTCGTGAGAAGCGTGACCGTCGGCACTTCAAGCGCATGCGTTTCCCGCCGTTTGATGACGAGGAGCCGCCGCTGGACTACGCAGACAACATCCTGGATGTGGAGCCGCTGGAGGCCATCCAGATGGAGCTGGACCTGGAAGAGGACTCCTCCGTCGCTGAATGGTTCTACGAGCACCAGCCCCTCAAGGACGCCACAAA GTTTGTGAACGGCACCACCTACCGTCGCTGGCAATTCACGCTCCCTATGATGTCCACCCTCTACCGCCTGGCTAACCAGCTGCTCACAGACCTGGTGGATTACAACTACTTCTATCTGTTTGACCTCAAGGCCTTCTTCACTTCCAAGGCTCTCAACATGGCCATCCCCGGAGGGCCCAAGTTTGAGCCGCTGGTCAGGGACATTAACCTCCA GGATGAGGACTGGAATGAGTTCAATGACATCAACAAGATCATCATCAGACAGCCAATCAGGACAGAGTACAAAATCGCCTTCCCCTACCTGTACAACAACCTCCCACATCATGTCCACCTCACCTG GTACCACACTCCAAATGTGGTGTTCATCAAGACAGAGGACCCTGATCTGCCAGCCTTCTACTTTGATCCCCTGATCAACCCCATCTCCCACAGGCACTCTGTCAAG AGTCAAGAGCCTCTGCCTGATGACGATGAGGAGTTTGAGCTGCCCGAGTACGTGGAGCCCTTCCTCAAGGACACTCCTCTCTACACGGACCACACCGCCAACGGCATCGCTCTGCTCTGGGCGCCACGCCCCTTTAACCTGCGCTCTGGGCGGACCAGGCGAGCAATTGACATCCCTCTCATCAAGAACTG GTATCGTGAGCACTGCCCTGCCGGCCAGCCTGTGAAAGTGCGCGTGTCCTACCAGAAACTGCTGAAGTACTACGTGCTCAACGCTCTCAAACAGAGGCCACCAAAGGCCCAGAAGAAGAG GTACCTGTTCCGTTCCTTCAAGGCCACCAAGTTCTTCCAGTCCACCAAGCTGgattgggtggaggtggggttgcAGGTCTGCAGACAGGGCTACAACATGCTCAATCTGCTGATCCATCGTAAGAACCTCAACTACCTGCATCTGGACTACAACTTCAACCTCAAGCCTGTCAAGACGCTCACCACAAAG GAGCGTAAGAAGTCCAGGTTCGGTAACGCTTTCCATCTGTGCAGAGAGGTGCTGCGTCTCAGCAAACTGGTTGTTGACAGCCATGTTCAGTACAGACTGGGAAACGTTGACGCATTCCAG CTGTCCGACGGGATCCAGTACATCTTTGCCCACGTGGGCCAGCTGACGGGCATGTACCGTTACAAGTACAAGCTGATGAGACAGATCCGCATGTGCAAGGACCTCAAGCACCTCATCTACTACCGCTTCAACACC gGACCAGTGGGTAAAGGTCCAGGCTGTGGCTTCTGGGCCCCTGGCTGGAGAGTGTGGCTCTTCTTCATGAGGGGCATCACCCCTCTGCTGGAGAGGTGGCTGGGCAACCTGCTGGCCAGGCAGTTTGAAG gGCGTCACTCCAAGGGCGTGGCCAAGACGGTGACCAAGCAGCGTGTGGAGTCCCACTTTGACCTGGAGCTGCGTGCCGCCGTCATGCACGACATCCTGGACATGATGCCCGAGGGCATCAAGCAGAACAAGGCCAGGACCATCCTGCAGCACCTCAGCGAGTCCTGGAGGTGCTGGAAGGCCAACATCCCCTGGAAG GTGCCCGGCCTGCCCACCCCCATCGAGAACATGATCCTCCGCTACGTCAAAGCCAAGGCTGACTGGTGGACCAACACGGCCCACTACAACAGGGAGCGCATCCGCCGCGGTGCCACTGTGGACAAGACGGTGTGCAAGAAGAACCTGGGCAGGCTGACCCGGCTCTACCTCAAGGCGGAGCAGGAGAGGCAGCACAACTACCTGAAG GATGGCCCCTACATCACTGCAGAGGAGGCCGTGGCCATCTACACCACCACGGTGCATTGGCTGGAGAGCAGGCGCTTCTCCCCCATCCCCTTCCCCCCGCTGTCCTACAAACACGACACCAAGCTGCTCATCCTGGCCCTGGAGCGGCtcaaggaggcctacag TGTCAAGTCTCGTCTGAACCAGTCCCAGAGGGAGGAGCTGGGTCTCATCGAGCAGGCCTACGACAACCCCCACGAAGCCCTGTCCAGGATCAAACGTCACCTGCTCACCCAGCGAGCCTTCAAGGAG gtTGGCATCGAATTCATGGACCTGTACAGCCACCTGGTGCCGGTGTACGACGTGGAGCCCCTGGAGAAGATCACAGACGCCTACCTGGACCAGTACCTCTGGTACGAGGCGGACAAGAGGCGGCTGTTCCCGCCATGGATCAAGCCGGCCGACACCGAGCCCCCACCGCTGCTGGTGTACAAGTGGTGCCAAG GTATCAACAACCTGCAGGACGTGTGGGAGATGACGGAGGGCGAGTGTAACGTCATGCTGGAGTCTCGCTACGAGAAGATGTACGAGAAGATCGATCTGACGCTGCTCAACAGGCTGCTGCGTCTCATCGTGGACCACAACATTGCTGACTACATGACAGCCAAGAACAACGTGGTCATCAACTACAAG GACATGAATCACACCAACTCGTACGGCATCATCCGAGGGCTGCAGTTTGCCTCGTTCATCGTGCAGTACTACGGCCTGGTCATGGACCTCCTGGTGCTGGGTCTGCACCGGGCCAGCGAGATGGCCGGCCCGCCCCAGATGCCCAACGACTTCCTCAGCTTCCAGGACACGGCCACCGAGAGCGCCCACCCCATCCGCCTCTACTGCCGCTACATCGACCGCATACACATCTTCTTCAG gtttaCAGCGGACGAGGCCAGAGATCTGATCCAGAGGTACCTGACGGAGCATCCGGACCCCAACAACGAGAACATCGTGGGCTACAACAACAAGAAGTGCTGGCCCCGCGACGCTCGCATGAGGCTGATGAAGCACGACGTCAACCT ggGCCGCGCTGTGTTCTGGGACATCAAGAACCGCCTGCCCCGCTCGGTCACCACGGTGCAGTGGGAGAACAGCTTTGTGTCCGTGTACAGCAAGGacaaccccaacctgctcttCAACATGTGTGGCTTCGAGTGCCGCATCCTGCCCAAGTGCCGCACCAGCTACGAGgagttcacacacaaagacggagTCTGGAATCTGCAGAATGAG GTGACCAAAGAGAGAACAGCACAGTGTTTCCTGCGCGTGGACGATGAGTCCATGCAGCGCTTCCACAACAGAGTCCGCCAGATCCTCATGGCCTCTGGGTCCACCACATTCACCAAG ATTGTGAACAAGTGGAACACGGCTCTGATCGGTCTGATGACGTACTTCCGCGAGGCGGTGGTCAACACCCAGGAGCTTCTGGACCTGCTGGTCAAGTGCGAAAACAAGATTCAGACGCGTATCAAGATTGGCCTCAACTCCAAGATGCCCAGTCGTTTCCCCCCTGTGGTCTTCTACACCCCCAAAGAGCTGGGCGGCCTGGGCATGTTGTCCATGGGCCACGTGCTCATCCCTCAGTCAGATCTGCG GTGGTCCAAGCAGACAGACGTGGGCATCACTCACTTCCGTTCTGGAATGAGCCACGAGGAAGACCAACTGATCCCTAACTTGTACCGCTACATCCAGCCCTGGGAGAGCGAGTTCATCGACTCCCAGAGAGTGTGGGCAGAGTACGCCCTCAAGAGACAGGAGGCCATCGCCCAGAACAG GCGTCTGACCCTGGAGGACTTGGAGGACTCCTGGGACAGGGGCATCCCCCGCATCAACACTCTGTTCCAGAAGGACAGACACACGCTGGCCTATGACAAGGGCTGGAGGGTCAGGACCGACTTCAAACAGTATCAG gtgctGAAGCAGAACCCCTTCTGGTGGACCCATCAGAGGCACGACGGCAAGCTGTGGAATTTGAACAACTACCGTACCGACATGATCCAGGCTCTGGGCGGCGTGGAGGGCATCCTGGAGCACACCCTGTTCAAAGGCACCTACTTCCCCACCTGGGAGGGTCTCTTCTG GGAGAAGGCCAGTGGTTTTGAGGagtccatgaaatggaagaagcTGACCAACGCCCAGAGATCTGGTCTCAACCAGATCCCCAACCGTCGCTTCACACTCTGGTGGTCGCCCACCATCAACAGAGCCAAC GTCTACGTGGGCTTCCAGGTGCAGCTTGACCTGACGGGCATCTTCATGCATGGCAAGATCCCCACGCTGAAGATCTCCCTCATTCAGATCTTCAGGGCTCACTTGTGGCAGAAGATCCACGAGAGCGTGGTGATGGATCTCTGCCAGGTGTTTGACCAGGAGCTGGACGCTCTGGAGATCGAGACGGTGCAGAAGGAAACCATCCATCCCAGGAAGTCCTACAAGATGAACTCCTCCTGTGCAGACATCCTCCTCTTCGCCTCCTACAAGTGGAACGTCTCCAGGCCCTCACTGCTCGCCGACTCAAA GGACGTGATGGACAGCACCACCACTCAGAAGTACTGGATCGACATTCAGCTGCGCTGGGGAGACTACGACTCCCACGACATTGAGCGCTACGCCAGGGCCAAGTTCCTGGACTACACCACCGACAACATGAGTATCTACCCCTCCCCCACAGGGGTGCTCATCGCCCTCGACCTGGCCTACAACCTCCACAG CGCGTACGGTAACTGGTTCCCCGGAGGCAAGCCTCTGATCCAGCAGGCCATGGCCAAGATCATGAAGGCCAACCCCGCCCTGTATGTGCTGAGGGAGCGCATCCGCAAAGGTCTGCAGCTGTACTCCTCAGAGCCCACCGAGCCCTACCTCTCCTCGCAGAACTACGGAGAGCTCTTCTCCAACCAGATCATCTGGTTCGTAGACGACACCAACGTCTACCGCGTCACCATCCACAAG ACCTTTGAGGGTAACTTGACCACAAAGCCCATCAATGGAGCCATCTTCATCTTCAACCCCAGGACTGGCCAGCTCTTCCTCAAGATCATCCACACGTCTGTGTGGGCCGGCCAGAAACGTCTTGGACAG CTGGCTAAATGGAAGACTGCTGAGGAAGTGGCTGCCCTGATTCGATCCCTCCCAGTGGAGGAGCAGCCCAAGCAGATCATCGTGACCAGGAAGGGCATGTTGGACCCTCTTGAG GTTCATTTGCTTGATTTCCCCAACATCGTCATCAAAGGCTCCGAGCTCCAGCTGCCCTTCCAAGCCTGTCTCAAGGTGGAGAAGTTCGGCGATCTGATCCTGAAGGCCACCGAGCCCCAGATGGTTCTGTTCAACCTCTACGACGACTGGCTGAAGACCATCTCTTCCTACACA gccTTCTCTCGTCTCATCCTGATCCTGAGGGCGCTCCACGTCAACAACGACAGGGCCAAGGTGATCCTGAAACCAGACAAGACGACCATCACGGAGCCCCACCACATCTGGCCAACCCTCACGGACGAGGAATGGATCAAGGTGGAGGTGCAGCTCAAAGACCTGATCCTGGCTGACTACGGAAAGAAGAACAA CGTGAACGTGGCCTCCCTCACCCAGTCTGAGATCAGAGACATCATCCTGGGTATGGAGATATCCGCTCCCTCCCAGCAACGCCAGCAGATCGCTGAGATCGAGAAGCAGACCAAGGAGCAGTCCCAGCTCACCGCCACCCAGACCCGCACCGTCAACAAGCACGGCGACGagatcatcacctccaccacctccaactaCGAGACGCAGACCTTCTCCTCCAAGACCGAATGGAGGGTCAG GGCTATATCTGCTGCCAACCTCCATCTGAGGACAAACCACATCTACGTTTCTTCTGACGACATCAAGGAGACGGGCTACACCTACATCCTGCCCAAGAACGTCCTGAAGAAGTTCATCTGCATCTCTGACCTGCGAGCACAG ATCGCCGGTTACCTCTATGGCACCAGTCCCCCCGACAACCCCCAGGTGAAGGAGATCCGCTGCATCGTAATGGTGCCCCAGTGGGGAACTCACCAGACGGTCCACCTGCCCAACCAGCTCCCAGGACACGAGTACCTCAAG GAGATGGAGCCTCTTGGCTGGATCCACACGCAGCCCAACGAGTCTCCTCAGCTGTCCCCCCAGGACGTCACCACCCACGCCAAGGTCATGGCTGACAACCCTTCATGGGACGGAGAGaaaaccatcatcatcacctgcAG CTTCACTCCTGGCTCGTGCACGCTGACCGCCTACAAGCTGACGCCCAGCGGATACGAGTGGGGTCGACAGAACACGGACAAGGGCAACAACCCCAAGGGTTACCTGCCGTCCCACTACGAGAGGGTCCAGATGCTGCTCTCTGACCGCTTCCTGGGCTTCTTCATGGTTCCCGGCCAGGTCTCATGGAATTACAACTTCATGG GTGTCCGCCACGACCCCAACATGAAGTACGACCTGCAGCTGTCCAACCCCAAGGAGTTCTACCACGAGGTGCACAGGCCCTCTCACTTCCTCAACTTCGCCTCGCTGCAGGAGGGCGAGATCTACAACGCGGACCGCGAGGATGTGTACGGCTGA